From the genome of Gemmatimonas phototrophica, one region includes:
- a CDS encoding response regulator has translation MLLVEDSPSDRLMTELALKESGVPHVLHSVEYGTDTLRFLRRERPFEEVPRPDLILLDLNLPGMDGRTLLRRVKADPELRSIPIVILTTSESPSDVQSTYATHANCYLRKPTDYDAFVAMISLTMRFWCGTIVPPGSPVPLAGQPAAPSARRRLLLVEDSASDALLFRDALGGDHTAEPFEVVHVDRVTAALAELERQAYDAIVSDLSLPDAKGVESIRLLASVAADAPIIVLTGSYAEVGEAALSAGADDFLPKNDLNGRRLGRILRHAIRRKQLQSEELQMQRVQTVGRLASSVAHDMNNLLAAIRLTAEVLPQTAPDTEALTIEILSNVERGRALTRQLLAFGRRSESQRRRCEVNSVVRSAASMLSRLLRRDVELDVDPTSEFTGVLADEHQLEQTVINLGLNANDAMQSGGRLTLTTRVVTLTDEAGMGYTPVLNAGRYVCIEVADTGTGIPLEVLPQIFEPFFTTKAEHEGTGLGLATVRDIALMHGGAVSVANRDTGGAVFTVLLPMRGTPLSVLAQPLPGGAPAVAPPLPGGAPAVARPKRLRVQPQARLLIAEDDAAVSGALNRVLAAHGFTVHSTSSADAAWDAWQEFPGSFDALVTDLLMPGEMPISELVERIRAERPGFPIVYCSGFAGTSNEETLGLQEGVNFVAKPFRTEALLAVLAHQIGKAAAFEASADTD, from the coding sequence GTGCTTCTCGTCGAAGACTCGCCGAGCGACCGCCTGATGACCGAGCTCGCGCTCAAGGAATCGGGGGTCCCGCATGTCCTGCACTCGGTGGAGTACGGTACGGATACGCTGCGGTTTCTGCGTCGCGAGCGCCCGTTTGAGGAGGTCCCGCGCCCGGATCTCATATTGCTCGACCTCAATTTGCCGGGCATGGACGGCCGCACCTTGCTGCGGCGCGTGAAGGCAGACCCTGAGCTGCGCTCGATTCCCATCGTCATTCTGACCACGTCGGAATCGCCAAGTGATGTGCAGTCGACCTATGCCACGCATGCCAACTGCTATCTCCGCAAGCCGACGGATTATGACGCCTTCGTGGCGATGATAAGCCTGACCATGCGGTTCTGGTGCGGCACCATTGTGCCGCCCGGCTCTCCGGTCCCGCTTGCCGGACAGCCGGCTGCCCCATCGGCCCGCCGCCGGTTGTTGCTCGTGGAGGATTCCGCGTCCGATGCCCTGCTCTTTCGGGACGCGCTGGGGGGTGACCACACGGCCGAGCCGTTCGAGGTGGTGCATGTCGACCGGGTCACGGCGGCGCTGGCCGAACTCGAGCGGCAGGCGTACGATGCCATCGTGTCGGATCTGTCGCTGCCGGACGCGAAGGGCGTGGAGTCCATCCGCCTCCTGGCTTCTGTCGCCGCCGATGCACCGATCATCGTGCTCACGGGCTCGTACGCGGAAGTGGGAGAGGCCGCCTTGTCCGCCGGGGCCGACGATTTTCTGCCGAAGAACGACCTGAACGGTCGAAGACTCGGGCGCATCCTCCGCCACGCAATCCGGCGGAAGCAGCTGCAGAGCGAGGAGCTGCAGATGCAGCGGGTGCAGACCGTCGGGCGCCTCGCGTCGAGTGTGGCCCACGATATGAACAATCTGCTGGCAGCCATTCGACTGACCGCTGAGGTGTTGCCGCAGACCGCGCCCGACACGGAAGCGCTGACCATCGAAATCCTCTCGAACGTCGAACGCGGCCGCGCCCTCACCAGGCAGTTGCTGGCCTTCGGTCGGCGCAGTGAGTCACAGCGCCGACGGTGCGAAGTGAACAGCGTTGTCCGGTCGGCCGCCTCAATGTTGTCGCGTCTGCTGCGGCGTGACGTCGAACTCGATGTGGATCCGACCTCGGAGTTCACGGGCGTACTGGCGGACGAGCATCAGTTGGAGCAGACGGTCATCAACCTCGGCCTCAACGCCAACGACGCCATGCAATCCGGCGGCCGGCTCACGCTTACCACTCGCGTGGTCACGCTCACGGACGAGGCAGGGATGGGCTACACCCCGGTCCTCAACGCGGGCCGGTATGTCTGTATCGAAGTGGCGGATACCGGAACGGGCATTCCCCTCGAGGTCCTGCCGCAAATTTTCGAGCCGTTCTTCACCACCAAGGCCGAGCATGAAGGCACCGGGCTCGGATTGGCCACGGTTCGCGACATCGCCCTGATGCACGGGGGCGCGGTTTCGGTGGCGAATCGGGACACCGGGGGCGCGGTATTCACCGTGCTCTTGCCCATGAGAGGTACGCCACTGTCCGTGTTGGCGCAGCCTCTCCCGGGCGGTGCGCCGGCCGTGGCGCCGCCTCTCCCGGGCGGTGCGCCGGCCGTGGCGCGGCCTAAGCGTTTGCGCGTTCAGCCGCAGGCGCGGTTGCTGATCGCAGAAGACGATGCCGCCGTATCCGGAGCGCTCAACCGCGTGCTCGCCGCCCATGGATTCACGGTGCACAGCACATCGAGCGCCGACGCGGCGTGGGACGCGTGGCAGGAGTTCCCCGGATCGTTCGATGCCCTCGTGACCGACCTGCTCATGCCGGGCGAGATGCCGATCAGTGAACTCGTGGAGCGGATTCGCGCCGAACGTCCGGGCTTTCCCATTGTCTACTGTAGCGGGTTCGCCGGCACCTCGAACGAGGAGACGCTTGGCCTCCAGGAAGGGGTCAACTTCGTGGCCAAACCGTTTCGCACCGAGGCGTTGCTGGCCGTGCTGGCCCATCAGATTGGCAAGGCCGCAGCATTCGAAGCGAGCGCCGACACGGACTGA